One window of Papaver somniferum cultivar HN1 chromosome 9, ASM357369v1, whole genome shotgun sequence genomic DNA carries:
- the LOC113313734 gene encoding gamma-interferon-responsive lysosomal thiol protein-like: protein MASSSSALIVFSLLIFSSSALAISKRPSASEKVSLSLYYQTLCLGCSEFIVNELPKIFDNGLIDILDFNLVPYGNANLLNNGTIICQHGPFECFFNTVEACAINIMSQDESFEFIRCVQNFIAEGKIDESSSCLDSNTPDHGKALQNCYESGLGQKLELLYADLTAALNPPHEYVPWVTVNEVPLHMDIGNFMKYICKAYKGTSTPKACQTLRIGIIPAEPIANMKFCRVNDTSPTTKTSPRGWNF, encoded by the exons ATGGCTTCTTCATCTTCGGCTCTCATTGTTTTCTCTCTTTTAATTTTTTCATCTTCCGCTCTTGCCATCTCAAAACGTCCATCTGCTTCTGAGAAAGTCTCTTTAAGTCTCTACTATCAAACTTTATGTCTTGGCTGTTCAGAGTTCATAGTCAATGAACTCCCAAAAATCTTCGACAATGGACTCATTGACATTCTTGATTTCAATCTTGTTCCGTATGGAAATGCTAATCTTTTGAATAACGGCACAATCATCTGTCAG CATGGTCCATTTGAGTGTTTCTTTAATACAGTGGAAGCGTGTGCTATCAATATCATGTCTCAGGATGAATCTTTCGAATTCATACGTTGTGTGCAGAACTTCATTGCTGAAGGAAAGATAGATGAGTCATCTTCTTGCTTAGACAGCAACACGCCCGACCACGGGAAGGCTCTTCAAAACTGCTACGAGAGTGGGTTGGGCCAAAAA CTTGAACTACTCTAtgctgatttaactgctgctcttaaCCCTCCTCATGAGTATGTTCCATGGGTGACTGTCAATGAAGTGCCCCTTCATATG GATATTGGAAACTTCATGAAATACATCTGCAAAGCCTACAAAGGCACTTCTACACCTAAAGCTTGTCAGACATTACGAATTGGCATCATCCCTGCAGAACCAATAGCAAACATGAAATTCTGTCGCGTGAACGATACATCTCCTACTACTAAAACCAGTCCTCGAGGGTGGAATTTCTGA
- the LOC113310453 gene encoding 26S proteasome regulatory subunit 6B homolog: MASAMVLDPPKSIEPPPSYSSMGSDLKNLYEQSMTYDEEDLYGRLKYLQRQLEFIDIQEEYIKDELKNLKRELLRAQEEVKRIQSVPLVIGQFMEMVDQNNGIVGSTTGSNYYVRILSTINRELLKPSASVALHRHSNALVDVLPPEADSSISLLSQSEKPDVSYNDIGGCDIQKQEIREAVELPLTHHELYKQIGIDPPRGVLLYGPPGTGKTMLAKAVANHTTAAFIRVVGSEFVQKYLGEGPRMVRDVFRLAKENAPAIIFIDEVDAIATARFDAQTGADREVQRILMELLNQMDGFDQTVNVKVIMATNRADTLDPALLRPGRLDRKIEFPLPDRRQKRLVFQVCTAKMNLSDEVDLEDYVSRPDKISAAEISAICQEAGMHAVRKNRYVILPKDFEKGYRTNVKKPDTDFDFYK, encoded by the exons ATGGCTTCGGCCATGGTTTTAGATCCACCAAAATCCatagaaccaccaccatcatacTCATCGATGGGATCTGATCTCAAAAACCTCTACGAACAATCGATGACCTACGATGAAGAAGATTTGTATGGTCGTCTCAAGTATCTTCAACGACAACTCGAATTCATCGatattcaagaagaatatattaaaGATGAACTCAAAAATCTCAAGAGAGAATTACTTAGAGCACAGGAAGAAGTTAAAAGGATTCAATCAGTTCCTCTTGTTATCGGTCAATTTATGGAAATGGTTGATCAAAATAATGGGATTGTTGGTTCAACTACTGGTTCTAATTATTATGTTAGGATTTTAAGTACTATTAATAGAGAACTGTTGAAGCCTTCTGCTTCTGTTGCTTTACATCGTCATTCAAATGCTCTTGTTGATGTTTTGCCTCCTGAAGCTGATTCAAGTATTTCTTTGTTGTCTCAATCTGAGAAGCCTGATGTTTCTTACAAC GATATTGGAGGTTGTGACATTCAAAAACAAGAAATACGTGAGGCTGTTGAGTTACCACTTACGCATCACGAGCTATACAAGCAGATTGGTATTGATCCACCTCGGGGTGTTCTGCTTTATGGTCCTCCTGGTACTGGTAAAACTATGCTTGCCAAAGCTGTTGCAAATCATACAACTGCTGCTTTCATTCGAGTGGTTGGTTCTGAGTTTGTGCAGAAGTATCTAGGAGAG gGTCCAAGAATGGTTCGTGATGTTTTCCGTCTTGCGAAAGAGAATGCTCCTGCTATCATCTTTATTGATGAAGTAGATGCCATTGCTACTGCTAGGTTTGATGCCCAAACTGGAGCAGATAGAGAAGTTCAGCGTATTCTCATGGAGCTTCTGAATCAG ATGGATGGATTTGACCAAACCGTGAACGTTAAGGTCATAATGGCAACTAATCGTGCTGACACATTGGATCCTGCACTTCTAAGACCTGGTAGACTTGACAGAAAAATTGAATTTCCTCTTCCTGATAGACGACAAAAGCGACTGGTGTTCCAA GTATGCACTGCAAAGATGAACTTGAGCGATGAGGTAGATCTCGAAGACTATGTCTCTCGTCCAGATAAAATCAGCGCTGCAGAG ATATCTGCTATTTGTCAAGAAGCTGGAATGCATGCTGTCCGCAAGAACCGATATGTTATTCTTCCCAAGGATTTCGAGAAGGGCTACAGGACGAATGTGAAGAAGCCAGACACAGATTTCGATTTTTACAAGTGA